Proteins encoded in a region of the Populus alba chromosome 13, ASM523922v2, whole genome shotgun sequence genome:
- the LOC118044068 gene encoding deacetoxyvindoline 4-hydroxylase: MQSDLVQNGSVYDIEKELQAFDESKSGVKGLVDARIIKTPPFFVVPEREVSCQPSPAHFHIPAIDLKGIHEDGVRRREIVEQMCNASETWGFFQVVNHGISKNVMEGMVEGVKGFHEEKNQVNMEYYTRDTKKKLLSFTYCREIEIKYLAYIKRLGGTLLELLSEALGLLDYPFARPYWRKFQISENRVLANHIGPKTSVASFFAIYDWICAPLKELISYENPLCKEVPLKDYIIQYRWKERDGGISTLDRFRL, from the exons ATGCAGTCAGACTTGGTTCAAAATGGATCTGTCTATGATATAGAAAAAGAATTACAGGCTTTTGACGAGTCAAAATCCGGTGTCAAGGGACTTGTAGATGCTAGGATAATTAAAACTCCTCCCTTCTTTGTGGTACCAGAAAGGGAAGTCTCTTGCCAACCAAGTCCAGCCCATTTTCATATTCCTGCCATAGACCTGAAAGGCATTCATGAAGATGGTGTTCGACGTAGAGAAATTGTTGAGCAGATGTGCAATGCTTCAGAGACATGGGGGTTCTTTCAGGTTGTGAATCATGGTATATCAAAAAATGTCATGGAGGGAATGGTTGAGGGAGTGAAGGGATTTCACGAGGAAAAGAATCAAGTGAACATGGAATATTATACAAGGGACACGAAGAAGAAG CTGTTGAGTTTCACTTATTGCAGGGAGatagaaatcaaatatttaGCATATATAAAGAGGCTGGGAGGAACTCTTCTTGAATTACTATCAGAAGCTCTTGGACTTCTTGACTACCCTTTTGCAAGACCATATTGGCG CAAGTTCCAGATTTCTGAGAACAGGGTGCTGGCTAATCACATCGGTCCAAAAACATCAGTTGCGAGCTTCTTCGCAATCTATGACTGGATTTGTGCCCCGTTAAAAGAGCTGATATCATATGAAAATCCTCTGTGCAAGGAGGTTCCGCTGAAAGACTACATTATTCAATACAGGTGGAAAGAACGAGATGGTGGCATCTCTACACTTGATCGTTTCAGGTTGTGA